Genomic window (Aureibacillus halotolerans):
GTGTGTCGCAACTATCATTATACAGGTTTTGGGGAGGTGCTCTATTTTTTATGTGGTTTTACTCTTAGAGCCGTATGGGTTCGGAGTTATGAAATGGATTCAAGTGTATTCCTTATTACAGTAATTGCAATAGCTACAACCATTGTGAAAGCGGAGGCGAAAGTATTTTCCGATGTATCCAATTCGCATTGGGCCAATTCCAGCATTCAGAACGCAGTTGGTCAAGGCATTTTAAAAGGCTATGGCAATGGAACTTTTGGTCCAGATCGGGATATTACTCGTGCAGAGTTTGTCACTATCCTTACACGTATGATTGATGCGGAATCGAATAGCTCTAGCTATTCAGATGTTCAGGGTCATTGGGCTGAAGATGCGATTGCTAGCGCGAAGGCGTCAGGCATTGTTGGACATGCTTCAACATTCCGTCCTAATGCGTCGTTGTCTAGAAAAACAATGGCTGTTTGGGTGGCCAAAGCACTTGGAGTAGAAAACAGTTCGTACAATCAAGCGTTCGCAGACAGCAAGACTGCATTGCTTCCGTTTACGGATCACAAGCAGTTTAAAGGAGCAGACCAGCAAGGTGCAGCTGTCGCATTTGGTACAGGGATTATGAAAGGCTTTCCAGATGATAGCTTTAAGCCAGGGGAAACAACAACACGTGCAGAAGTGGCATCAGTTATTCAACGTTTTCAGAACGTTGTGAAGAAAAGTCCGGATTCATTCGATGATTTGAACGAATTAATTGAGGTTTCAATAACTGGTACAAATATAATTACAAGGGTCCCAGAGGCAAGCATAATAGGAGGGGAATTTGAAGAAGTAAGAGGGAAAGAGATTACATTGAAGAATAACATTGGTGTAGATCGTGTACTTATGAACATTTTTTTAACAGACGATAGTATTTACCGGAAAATGTTTCTAGATATTGAACTTGAGGGAACTCTACCTATTGCTATCTATAAAAATCATTTTACTACTGTTAGCGTCGATGATGAATGGTCATATGAGCTGTCTTACGGTAATGCTCTTGGTTTTTCAGGTTTTTTGGTTGGGGGAAGCAGAATAGATGAAAACCTCGCCGATCAATTTAATTATAAAACAAGACCGTTAGACATTTCCAACTTTTATAAAAAAAGTAAACAAAACACGTTTTGGACCATTAATTATCTAAGAGATGGTGGACGTTACTCTATTACTACTGACAATGGAAGCGAATTTGAAATTGCTTTATGACGTTAAAGAAAGTTTGTAAAAAATATAAGAATTCACAGCAACAACTCCAACAATAATTATAAGTAGTGGGATTGGCATAAACGCAGCTGATACCTCAAAACGATTTCTGACGGGACGACAAAGTAAGTTGAAGTCCATCTCTATTGCAAGTGAATGTAACAGTGACAGCGAGTTATGACGTTGAGCGTCCATATTCCTATAGGCAAATCAAAACGTTTGGTGTGTGGCATAAGATGATGCTGAAATAGAGAACTATGCGCTACCGATTGGTGTGATGCTCCGATTGTCTCTTACTGAAACAGCACAAACTTAGAAAATTACTGACCCTGAAGAAATTGAACAAGATGATTTGCGAAAATAATATGAATTAGCCCTATCTATTTCTAATTTGCGTGATTTTTAAATGTAAATTAACTATACAGTCCAAGAAACTAAGAAATGAAATTCAACTAAAAGCAGCCACTAGCGAGACTCCTGCGGGAATAGCGAGCTAAGCGAGACCCCGCAGAGCGCGCAAGCGATCGAGGAGGCTCGCAGTTCGCCCGCGGAAAGCGAGCGTATGGCAGCTTGCATATAAAAGTCCTCCATAATTCCTAATCCCTTTTTACATCTTTCAGCATGGATGCTTTTCAGTTCGCATAAAAATTCTGAAATTCATTCCCAGAATTCAGTTCATTGTGCTTGACGCACGTCACAAGATCAGTGAAAATATAATGCAGGATAGAAAAGGGGAGGAAAAAAACATGAAGGAAATGACAGCGAAAGAGCTCGAACAGACATTGGAGACTTCATCTTTTGTCGTTGTCGATGTTCGTGAAGATGAAGAAGTGGCTGAAGGAATCATTCCAGAGGCTTTGCATATAAGACTCTCAACGTTGCCTGAAAGAATTGAAGAGCTGGATAAGACAAAGGAAATTGTTTTTGTATGCCGCTCAGGGAAACGTAGCGCAATGGCAGCCGACTTTGCTGACAATCAAGGGTTTCAAACGACGAATATGGTAGGTGGCATGCTCGCTTGGGAAGGCCCTACCAAGACTCCGGAGAAATAAGATTGTGGAAGGGCTACTTTGGTGGTGCCTGTTCCTTATCTTAGGGATGATTATCCTATGGCGCTTTTGGATAGAGCCGTCTTTTCTAATGAAGCAGCTTGCGTTTGAATGCGCAGATCAAAGCAAATATTACGTCATTGACGTTCGGGACTTCATCTCATTTAATAAGGCTCCGTCCATAGTGACAAAAAACATCCCACTGTCGTATTTACCAAGAGAAATGAGAGAGGAAGCTCGTTGCTCAAAAGACATTGTGGTCATCGCAGATGATTTGCAAACGGCGAGGTCTGCCGTTCGAATCATTAAAAAACGTTATAAGAATAAAGTGTTTTACTCCATATTGCCTAAAGCGTCCCCTTGTTTATAAGCAGGGGGCGTTTTTTGCCGTCTTGAATGAGGTTTCTTTTCTTGCATTTTAGGTTATAGATATAGAGAAGCACGAAGACAACGAATTAATTTGGAGGAGATCATATGTCAACCGAACAAAGAGCGAAAGACGTTGCCGAACTAGAGCTACAAGTGAACAGACAATTGTCCAACCTGCATGTCCTCTATATTAAATTGCACCATTATCACTGGTATGTGAAGGGACCACATTTCTTCTCACTCCATGAGAAATTTGAAGATATGTACGATTCCACTAAAAATCATATTGATGAAATTGCAGAGCATATGTTGGCGATTAAAATGAAGCCATGTGCGTCGATGGACGAGTTTATGCGCAATGCGACAATTAAAGAAGCGAGTGGTCATGAGGCAGCTGATGAAATGGTTGAAACCATTTCAGATGATTTGTTTGCTATCGGTGAAGAGTCCAAGCAGCTCATTGAAAGCCTTGAAGAGCATCAAGAATTCGCCATCGCTGATGTATTCCATGCCATGCTCGAAGAATACAAAAAAGATGACTGGATGCTGCGCGCTTACTTAAATAAAGAGTAATCAACCAAAAAGACATCTTCCGCCCATTAAGGCAGAAGATGTCTTTTTTTATTATCCTTTGAGTGAAAACGCCACGCTTGCAAGCCTTCTGTGAAAATGTCTCTCCCTGTTGTAATGCTTCCTCTAAACTTGTCACCCTCATTTTGAAGAGAATTCATATTCGAAAGACTTCCAGATAAACGACTGAGTGAAAGGAATGATTTTGTGATAAAATACAAAGGTCTGCAAAATTTAACGTAGGGAGGTCTAGCATGGCAGTTTCGCGCTTATTGCGGGGCACTTTTTTATTGACTTCCGCCACATTTATCTCGAAATTTTTAGGTATGATTCTCGTTTTTCCACTAAACGCGCTCTTAGGTGAACAGGGCGGTGCATTATACTCTTATGCTTACATACCTTATTCCATCATGTTAAGTATTGCGACGATGGGAGTTCCTTTAGCTGTCTCGAAATTCATTTCGAAATACAATACGATAGGTGATTATCAAACGGGGAGACGATTGTTTCGTTCTGGTCTCAAGGTGATGGGTTTGACGGGCGTCATTTCTTTTCTTTTTCTCTTTATCATCGCGCCTTGGATTGCGCCCTTTGTCGTCAATGAAGGCTCCGTGCATGCCACCTCTGACGTGGTCAATGTGATTCGACTTGTGTCGACAGCGCTCATTATCGTACCAGCAATGAGCTTGATGAGAGGATTCTTTCAAGGCCATCAGTCTATGGGGCCATCAGCAGTGTCTACCGTTATTGAACAAATCATCCGCGTCGCCTTCATTGTGATTGGATGTTCCATTGCTTTGTATTGGTTCCAAAGTGATATGCAAACAGCTGTAGGCATAGCGACACTTGCTGCCTTTGTTGGAGCACTTGGTGGTCTCGTCACGTTAGTGTATTTTTGGAAAAAACGCAAAGATGGACTTAATGAGATGCTGACACAGAGCAAACCTCATCCGAAAAAACCGTTGGATGAAGTGTATCGAGAATTATTACGTTACGCGATACCCTTTGTGTTTGTTGGGCTTGCAGTGCCGTTGTTTCAGCTTGTTGATATGTTTACGTTTAATACAGCACTCGCTGTGTCTGGCTTCAGTGGCGACACGAGTGGGGCATTTTCAGCGTATACCCTTTACGGGCACAAGCTCATCATGATTCCAGTTTCACTCGCGACAGGCTTCGCGTTAACGTTAATTCCAACGGTAACGTCTGCTTATGTTGCAAAACGCACGACAGATGTACACAAATACATCACTCAAGCGTTACAGATCATTATCTTTCTTATCATGCCAGCCGCTCTAGGTTTGTCGATCCTAGCGAAGCCAGCCTATGCAGCATTTTTCGGCATTTCAGACCAATTTTCAGTGTACGCGTCTATTTTAGGTTGGTATGCGCCAGCCGCCTTGTTGTTTGCGCTCTTTACAATTACGACATCCATCTTACAAGGTGTCAATCGTCAAAGAGTTGCGATGTTAAGCTTAACGATAGGCTTTATCGTTAAATGCTTACTCACCTATCCGCTCATCCTTGTGCTCCAAGCGGATGGTGCACCGGTTGCCACAATGCTTGGATTTGGGTTTGCCGTGCTCTTTAATTTTTATGCCATACACCGCACAACAGGATATCCGTTCAAGCGCTTGAAAAGACGTTCATTATTGGTTTTTCTGATGTGCCTGTTCATGTGCCTTTGCGTTGGCATTTGGAGTGCTACGCTTCAAGTATGGTTGCCCATTGAAAACAATCGTTGGAATGCTGTTGTTGTTCTTGGGACAGGCGTACTAATCGGTGCGCTTATCTATGGATTAGTCGCTTTAAGAACAGGTTATGCAGAGAAGGTTTTTGGTCCAGGACTTATGAAAAAGCTTAGATTGAGAGCTTGACGATGTTTTATTACTAAGAGAGGGACCTTTCACTTATCGTAAGTAAAGGAGTAGCTCAATACAACTTCATCAGAAAAATAAAAAACAAGAAGTTCCGCAAGGTTGGGAACTTCTTGTTTATCGCTTTTTGCGCCTATGAAATTACGCAGAAATTTATTTAGCAACTGTCGCTTTGTGTCTTTCGGTGGTTGTCCAATGTCCGCGGCTAGGGCTGTGTACCAAATCATTATATGCCAATACATGCAGGTCTCTCTGGATCGTTCGTTGGGTAATCCCAAATTCGTCGACGAGCTCGCTAGTAGATACAGTACCGTTTTGGCGGATATAAATATAAATGGATTTCACTCGTGTTAACATCCGGCCGGTTGATGGATTCAAAGAACCACTCCTTCACACTTAATAAGCATGGGTGTCTGGATGGGGGACAGTGAAGTATAATTACCCTATGTTTATGCCACTACAAACATTTTACAACGAAAACTTAGTGAACAGTTGATTTTTCAAAACCTTTTACAAACATTTTACAACGATTCTTCTTTAAAAACAAACGCAAATGTCTGAGAGTCGTGTCAGTTACTGGAAATCAAATAAGTCACCAGATAAATAGCGCTCCCCTGTATCACAGGCAATAAACACAACGGTTTGTTCAGGGGTTAAGTTTTTCGCTACGGTTAATGCAGCAAAGCACGCAGCTCCACTTGATGGACCAACAAGAAGACCTTCTAACCGAGCGAGATCCCTTGCCGTTTTATAAGCGTCCTCATCCTTTAATCTGATGATAGAAGAGTAAACGTCTTGATTTAATATATCTGGAATAAATCCTGGACTTGTGCCAACAAGCTTATGCCTGCCTGGTTTTCCACCAGATAAAACTGGCGATCCATCAGGTTCTACGACGTGAATGGCAATGTCCGGAAAGGCTTTTTTCAACTCTTCGCCTGTCCCAGTAATGGTCCCGCCTGTGCCAGCAGTTGCAACAAAAGCATCTAATGGCTTGCCAAGCTCGTTCATCGCGTCGATAATTTCAGGAGCTGTTGACATTCTGTGGGCCTCAGGGTTGGCATCATTGCTAAATTGCATTGGCATAAAGCTGTTATCAATTTCTTTTACTAGCCGTTTTGCTTTTCGAATGGCGCCTGGCATTTTTTCATCCCCTGGTGTGAGAACAACGTCAGCACCGTAAGCCTTCAATAAATTAACGCGCTCTTGAGACATCGTGTCGGGCATCACAAGAATGGCTTTATAGCCACGTGCTGCTGCGTTCATCGCCAAGCCAATCCCGGTATTGCCACTTGTTGGTTCAATAATGGTTGCCCCAGGTTTGATTTGACCTTTTTCCTCAGCAGATTGTATCATTTGATAGGCTGCTCGATCTTTTACGCTTCCGCTTGGGTTCATCATCTCAAGTTTTGCGTAGACCGCAGCACCATCTTTTGGGCTGAGTTTATTCAGCTTAAGTAATGGTGTGTTTCCAATTAATTCAGCGATGTTATTTACAATGGTCAAACAATACACGTCCTTTGTCCTAAAATCCTATCGGTTTATTTTATCACAGGATTGGACATCAATGCATACCGAAGCATTTTATCCTGAAAGGAGGAGCTTACGGTGGCAGCTCATTATTTTATAGGGGCAAAAATCCCAACGTCCTTTTATGAACCTTTACGAAGCTTACAACAGCATTTGGCATCGCACGCAGTAATGAAGCAGTGGACGCATGAAGAGGATTTCCATCTCACTTTTGCATTTCTCGGGAGCGTGTCCCTAGAAAAACTTGACGAGATCAACGATGCACTGTTGTCGGTGTCGCAATTAAATTCGTCGGTGTGCATGCATTGGACAACCATTGCTTCATTCGGGAAAGAAAAACAGCCGCGAGTCGTCTATGCTGGTGTGGAAAAAACCGGGCCTTTGCTCCGATTGCACGCTGCTATAGAAAAGGCATTGCAAAAGACAGGGCGAACGCCAGAAAAACGAACCTTCACTCCGCATGTGACGTTAGCGAAACGATGGGCAGATCAAACCCAACAGGTAGAAAGTGATTTTTTAGGAAAACCAATCCATTTGCCCTCATGGTCGTTAGAGAAAATAACGATATTTGAAATTAAACCTTTATTTCTGCCA
Coding sequences:
- a CDS encoding S-layer homology domain-containing protein → VCRNYHYTGFGEVLYFLCGFTLRAVWVRSYEMDSSVFLITVIAIATTIVKAEAKVFSDVSNSHWANSSIQNAVGQGILKGYGNGTFGPDRDITRAEFVTILTRMIDAESNSSSYSDVQGHWAEDAIASAKASGIVGHASTFRPNASLSRKTMAVWVAKALGVENSSYNQAFADSKTALLPFTDHKQFKGADQQGAAVAFGTGIMKGFPDDSFKPGETTTRAEVASVIQRFQNVVKKSPDSFDDLNELIEVSITGTNIITRVPEASIIGGEFEEVRGKEITLKNNIGVDRVLMNIFLTDDSIYRKMFLDIELEGTLPIAIYKNHFTTVSVDDEWSYELSYGNALGFSGFLVGGSRIDENLADQFNYKTRPLDISNFYKKSKQNTFWTINYLRDGGRYSITTDNGSEFEIAL
- the thpR gene encoding RNA 2',3'-cyclic phosphodiesterase codes for the protein MAAHYFIGAKIPTSFYEPLRSLQQHLASHAVMKQWTHEEDFHLTFAFLGSVSLEKLDEINDALLSVSQLNSSVCMHWTTIASFGKEKQPRVVYAGVEKTGPLLRLHAAIEKALQKTGRTPEKRTFTPHVTLAKRWADQTQQVESDFLGKPIHLPSWSLEKITIFEIKPLFLPKYHVLNDLPLQKIGTSYEMLNRE
- the cysK gene encoding cysteine synthase A translates to MTIVNNIAELIGNTPLLKLNKLSPKDGAAVYAKLEMMNPSGSVKDRAAYQMIQSAEEKGQIKPGATIIEPTSGNTGIGLAMNAAARGYKAILVMPDTMSQERVNLLKAYGADVVLTPGDEKMPGAIRKAKRLVKEIDNSFMPMQFSNDANPEAHRMSTAPEIIDAMNELGKPLDAFVATAGTGGTITGTGEELKKAFPDIAIHVVEPDGSPVLSGGKPGRHKLVGTSPGFIPDILNQDVYSSIIRLKDEDAYKTARDLARLEGLLVGPSSGAACFAALTVAKNLTPEQTVVFIACDTGERYLSGDLFDFQ
- a CDS encoding rhodanese-like domain-containing protein — its product is MKEMTAKELEQTLETSSFVVVDVREDEEVAEGIIPEALHIRLSTLPERIEELDKTKEIVFVCRSGKRSAMAADFADNQGFQTTNMVGGMLAWEGPTKTPEK
- a CDS encoding DeoR family transcriptional regulator, producing the protein MNPSTGRMLTRVKSIYIYIRQNGTVSTSELVDEFGITQRTIQRDLHVLAYNDLVHSPSRGHWTTTERHKATVAK
- a CDS encoding Dps family protein, with amino-acid sequence MSTEQRAKDVAELELQVNRQLSNLHVLYIKLHHYHWYVKGPHFFSLHEKFEDMYDSTKNHIDEIAEHMLAIKMKPCASMDEFMRNATIKEASGHEAADEMVETISDDLFAIGEESKQLIESLEEHQEFAIADVFHAMLEEYKKDDWMLRAYLNKE
- a CDS encoding putative polysaccharide biosynthesis protein, whose product is MAVSRLLRGTFLLTSATFISKFLGMILVFPLNALLGEQGGALYSYAYIPYSIMLSIATMGVPLAVSKFISKYNTIGDYQTGRRLFRSGLKVMGLTGVISFLFLFIIAPWIAPFVVNEGSVHATSDVVNVIRLVSTALIIVPAMSLMRGFFQGHQSMGPSAVSTVIEQIIRVAFIVIGCSIALYWFQSDMQTAVGIATLAAFVGALGGLVTLVYFWKKRKDGLNEMLTQSKPHPKKPLDEVYRELLRYAIPFVFVGLAVPLFQLVDMFTFNTALAVSGFSGDTSGAFSAYTLYGHKLIMIPVSLATGFALTLIPTVTSAYVAKRTTDVHKYITQALQIIIFLIMPAALGLSILAKPAYAAFFGISDQFSVYASILGWYAPAALLFALFTITTSILQGVNRQRVAMLSLTIGFIVKCLLTYPLILVLQADGAPVATMLGFGFAVLFNFYAIHRTTGYPFKRLKRRSLLVFLMCLFMCLCVGIWSATLQVWLPIENNRWNAVVVLGTGVLIGALIYGLVALRTGYAEKVFGPGLMKKLRLRA